The Mauremys mutica isolate MM-2020 ecotype Southern chromosome 1, ASM2049712v1, whole genome shotgun sequence genome has a segment encoding these proteins:
- the TIPRL gene encoding TIP41-like protein isoform X2: protein MPESFWRAPRLADELHMPSLPEMMFGDNILRIQHDYGFGIEFNATDALKCVNNYQGMIKVACAEEWQESRTEAEHTKEVVKPYDWTYTTDYKGTLLGDTVKLKVVPTTDHIDTEKLKAREQIMFFEEVLLFEDELHDHGVSSLSVKIRVMPSSFFVLLRFFLRVDGVLIRMNDTRLYHEADKPYMLREYTSKESKISSLTHVPPSLFTEPNEIAQYLPVKETVCEKLEFPEKLDPEPTASSESTCMESK from the exons ATTAGCTGATGAATTGCACATGCCTTCCCTCCCAGAAATGATGTTTGGAGACAACATCCTAAGAATTCAGCATGATTATGGCTTTGGAATTGAGTTCAATGCAACAGATGCTTTAAAATGTGTAAATAACTATCAAGGTATGATTAAAGTGGCCTGTGCAGAGGAATGGCAAGAGAGCAG GACTGAGGCTGAACACACGAAAGAAGTCGTTAAACCATATGATTGGACCTATACGACAGACTACAAAGGAACACTATTAGGAGATACTGTAAAGTTAAAA GTTGTTCCTACAACTGATCATATCGATACAGAGAAATTGAAAGCCCGGGAACAGATTATGTTTTTTGAAGAAGTTCTACTGTTTGAAGATGAGCTTCATGATCATGGTGTTTCAAGCCTGAGTGTAAAAATA AGAGTAATGCCTTCCAGCTTCTTTGTGTTGTTGAGGTTTTTCTTGCGAGTTGATGGTGTACTTATCAGGATGAATGATACAAGACTTTACCATGAG GCTGACAAGCCCTACATGTTACGGGAATACACATCTAAAGAAAGCAAAATTTCAAGCTTAACG CATGTTCCACCCTCCCTGTTCACGGAGCCTAATGAGATCGCTCAGTATTTACCTGTAAAGGAGACTGTTTGTGAGAAGCTAGAATTCCCAGAGAAGTTGGATCCTGAGCCTACAGCCTCATCAGAAAGCACATGCATGGAATCTAAATAA